The Augochlora pura isolate Apur16 chromosome 4, APUR_v2.2.1, whole genome shotgun sequence genome segment TCGGTGTGACTCATTGGCGATACGATAGCGTCCCCCATGTTACGTAACCGAATCGCCTGTTTGGGTTACCACGACTGGTTTGTTTGACCGTTTATAACGCGATCCCCGCGTCATCCGAGCGAGTTGCACGGTCGGTCGGATCATTGTGTTCCCGCACGTTCCCGTAGATCAACCTCCTAGAAATTCCGGATGACGTCGACCCGAGACGCGTCGATGACCCTCATCCACCGGATGGTAGCGGCTAGATTCTCTCGAACCCACGCGATTCGTAATCCTTCGTCTCTTTGGTATCTTCGACCTCCGCGGATCTGGTTCGGAATTCCAAGGATTAGGCTGCGGAACATCTTATACATTATTGTCCCGCATAAACTATACGATAGGGcgagatatatttattcagtatGAATATTACATGTTTATCTATTatgctttatttttacaaatttattctttttggaaacgataattaatatcattctGGGGAAAAAATCGAGCTAGATggaaaacagtaaaaacaggaacaaatatttaaaaattaagaaaatcgtTTCCTGATATCAGTAAGAATATTGTAGACAAAAAAAAGGTCAAATACAAAACAGAGTTTGCAAACAGATTCTCATACTCTCACTAAACTGAACACTTCTATAGAGCTAAGAATTGAATCTCGCATCTTCATCCCACTAAGCCAAGGTTCACTTTGTTGTTACAGAGGAAGCCCGAAAATCTGGAAGCAGCGTACTGGTGCACTGTCAAGCAGGCGTGTCGCGCAGTGcaacgatcgcgatcgcgtaCATCATGCGGCACAAAGGTCTGTCGATGGTGGAGGCGTACAAGCTGGTGAAGAACGCGCGTCCGATCATCAGCCCGAACCTGAACTTCATGGGCCAGTTGCTGGAGCTCGAGCAAGGTTTGAGGGCGTCCGGCGGCATGGCATCAGCCCCCGAGGAGCCAAAGAGCTGCCATCAGTGTCGCTGGTCTCATCAGCAGAACAGCGAAGAAGTGACTTCCGGTTGCAGCGTCTGAGGTCACGCAACGACAGGTTGGAGCCGCGTTCCATATCCTCGTGGTGGCTCGGCCGGAAGAGCCAAGGATCGCGAGGCCGACCGGCGTCGAACGAAACTCTGATACATATCCTGTACATCCGCGCGAGTCGAGGTCGTTCTTCCTGTTCGCGAACCAAGACAACGGGAGAAGGCGACGAAGAAGAACCTGAAGAACTCGGATCTATACTATAGATTTGCTACTATAACACGTGCCTTGGCGATCGCCCGAAACCCCggacaagaaaaaaaaaggccGATTCACAGAGGACGGATTATTACTTCGAAATCGACCAGATAACTTATTTCAGTGGgtagaagagagaaagaacgagagaagtaatgaagagagagagagagagaattcgatctcgccggcgcggcgggaattatttatttcgtcggagagagagagagactcggtgtgagagaagagagagagagaaagagaggtgtACTTACGACAGTGTTCCGAGGCGTCAAAGGTCCAAGAAGCGTCTATCAGATTCTGCGATGCGATTTTTTTCATTCACCTCTTCGGAAAACGATTTTCTATGTGCGTCTAGAAAGACTTTTTAGTTAGGAACAGCATTGTTTCGTTCTTACGTTgtataatttcagttttaatcGGGATCTTAGAGGTACCTTGCTTAGGGACACTGGTGTTGTCGGAAGAAAGGGTGCGTTTCGAAGAAATGAGAGGGTTGCACCCCGGGTACGCAGGGCAGTCGTAGCGTCGACGACGAAACACGGTCGAACGTGCTTCAATTGAGGTCAATAACAATTCATTGCGTCCTAATCACTCGGGATCGGTGTCGCCGGGTGAAGGTTCACCAGCGGTCGAGGAATCAGTCATCGAAATGTCCCGTGTTCGATTCGACTTTTGAAGAATTTGGAACGTATTcgataattatcgatttcgTCACCGCTTTGAATCAGGGTTCCGGTGATCCCTGGGTGCTCGAGGCGCGGTGGATCACTATGTttgcgtttttcttttcttttttgccTTTGCCTATTTGTATCTGTATTCGTATATTACACACTACTCGATATCGAGGTGgtttatatttgataatgGATAATTGTGTATCGTTAATCGGAAGATTTAACTTAACCACGAAGCGCGGTCCGTAGCATTTAAGGATCTGGTTGAGATCCAACCATCGTGATCATCTAGTCGTTTGTCGGGATGTAATTGATTTACTTTAAGGTGCGAACGAGAGTGAGAGGCGAGGAGAGAATGGCGGAGTAAATGGCcccacacgcgcgcgcgcatacaACACGCCGATTAATTTAGCGTAAACGGAACACGTCGTCGAGAGACTCGAGGGACGACATGTATACGATTATTTTcgttctgtttttctttttctttcttttttaccgAATCGATTTTTAGTTCGAATTTCGACGAGTTCCGAGCTTCGATGCAACgacaaaatttaatgtacGAACGTCGAACGAGATAGTCGAGAAGTTCAATTTTCATGCTGCATCTATCCGAATTGGTCACGTGAAGCGCAAGAATACCATATTCTAAAGTTTTctatgcaattttaattattttcatggtATTCTCTTTGATGGACTAATATCTTTTTCATTCAGACTTCAGCATTCAAATGCTGAGACCTAGGCTTAACTTAGGTCTAATTGCTAAGCCAacttattgaattattacttTGGACATTTAAACAGAGAATCGAGGTAGAaggataattatatttcgagtCTTCACGTAACCAATGATTGAGTGCAGTGAATGAAGGGAAAGCTTCTTCGACCCAAGTTCATCGATCCATACGCATCTTTAAGTAGAAACCGTGCTCGAAGATCACCTGTGCGATCCACACGGACGGCCATCTTGTATATTAAGTTCGAATGCGTTAGAGCAGTTTTCGGTCGCCTTTGAGCCCACGTATGTATCTTAGCTTTGTAATACCGCTTTTATTTGAACCGACGAGTCATCCTCGCGTGTCCGCGCGAAGAAAGAACGAACGAAAGAAGGGAAAATATCCAGTTTGATCGTCGAAATACCTCGGGGAACGGTGGCCTACAGGacaagagaaagaagaaaacgaagcCGTTGATATAGAATGTAACAAATGCGCGGATACTATTACGACATACGACAATCGCTGTTAATCAAACCGAGCAGCTGTTCAAACAGGAACGAAGAAACGCGAAGAAGTACGAAAGAAGGATCGCTTTGTAAAACCGATATGCCTTTCTACGTTAGAGACTCAACTGTTGACAATAAAAGCTCGATAAGCTAGtgagcgaacgagagagaaagagaaacctATGACTGCGTGTGTTGAAAGGAAGAAATGGGTTCATGGTAATGAAGTACACGAGACAGAGTAAGTTCCTTCAAGTATTCTCTAATTCTCTCGAAGAAGAAGATAAAACGGTACATATCAAAGAGACGTCGCCTTTATTTTCCCTCTTGAACGGACCATGGACGAAACGGAGTACCAGCGGAAGCTGCGGGCGTCCTATGGGATTTATGGTGGTCGCGACGCCAACCCCCATGGTCTTTGTAAAAAGTGTAGCGAATAGCGTTGTACATAGAAACATAATATCGCAGAGTGAAGGCAGGCAGGCGGATCGCGAACGGAGACGAAGTGATTAAGCACTGTGGAAAAAAATTGAGAGAGGAGCAGAtcaggggggaaggggggagagGCGGAAGAAGGCCATGAGCGTGTAGTACCTGTTGCGTCGTAAGaatgtatatgtgtatgtagCGTTTACTGGATTGTGGAAGaactttaacaataaaattgtatatgtCGACCTGCGATAAATAGTCGTTGCGATAACCCATCCTTCGATGCGAATACGTAATCGCATGCGATTCAACCTTGAAGTGCAAATTACATTCAGGAAAATCTTATACAGCAGCTTATACTCCTTTGATCGCGCAGTATCCACTAACCTTTCAAGATCTTGTAGAAAGTTATTTGTCCACTAATTCTTCAAGTAGAAACACATAGTTTTATTGGATTGCAGgaaagtaaaagaaacaattattaagaacatgtttatttagacagaaaatatcgaatttcgaatataataaagtttccAAATTCCCAAATTCTTACGATGGAATCGGGTTCAATCATCTTAGACCGAGCAATCTCTGTCGACACGCTTTCATCGAAAACTGAAATCGACGATTAGGTGGAACCAAGATGACCACTGATGCACATAGTTCCCTCGTTTCCGAGCAGTCCtattgacaaataaaaatatgattgtGCATACGATCAAGTACGTAAGTTACAAATTCGACCTGTTACTTTCTCTCGATAATGCTCGCTCACATGCACAATGCACTCACATTCTCAGTCTCCTGCACTAGCATGTACACAGGAAGTTCCATCTTTCAACGACTACTTATACTGTATCGTGTTATATGGATCATCCTGTACACACGCTTGGCTGTAAAATAGGTTGTAACTGAAGCTCCGGATGGTATCCGCTTCTGCGATTAAACAATCACgagtaattaaattcatttacggTGACAGTTCCAATGGACAAGTCCGAAGCTCTAGTTGTAACAGTATACAAGTAGTAGTAAATAGAGGATTCATGCTTTGTTTTCTGGACTCGTTTCCCTCGCTCCCTACTCAAACCACGATCCTTTGTTTCACAGTCGAATTAAATGCAGTACGGAATTATTTGTTTTGTGCCTCTCTGTTGCAAAGAACGGGTCGCACGAATCCATAATTTCAAAACGTATTACGCCGTTTTCCTTAAACCTTACACCGATGAGATAGACAAGGCGAAGCGGACATCTTCGCGGGTAAAAAAAGTGACATCGCACGACAATGGTCGAGCATCACCGATGCGCGATGACGTGCAAATTCTACGGGGTACAAAACAGTTTAATGTATTCTATTAAAAGTCCTATTGTTACGATATTTGTAGGAAGTTCCTCCTGTTTGCAGTATTAATGCGCAGCACTTTCTATACGTTAATATTCTGTACCGCTACGGGAAAtgatttcattataaaatgatgTTAGACGGATACTTTTGCACGCCACGCTACTGTAGATCACATTCACAGTATAAAACGCCGGTACTTAGAAGGTCTGCGATTATGTCAAGCATAGATTCGACGATGATTCTCAATCGCTGGTCTATCAACGATATTATAACAAACTCGGAGCACCTCGTCTACCGTTTACGCGGTTACATCGCGAAAAACATTAACCCCACCTTGTCGACTGTGATTAGATACCAACAATACGACGACgcaaaacaatatatatatttagatatttatgctttatatataatatatatatgtacttttctcttcttttctctctccattgcgttaataaaattcactCAACTAAAGCTCTATAGATGAAGCagataaattatgattatttctCTTCTGCTCGCGCGACGAGATCTATTGCTTGTTTACCAAAAAACATGATATACAGAAGAATCTTTGTAGCGTGATACTATTGTAGCATTAACTTATCCTGATTCTCTTCCATGTTTCCGATTTGTATCGTCATTTCTGTTTCCGCATATCATCTTAAAAGCCGCTTCGCTATCTGCCTGTCTCGGCTATTTATTAACAAGTAAATTCACGATTAATGGAAACTATTGGTATATGTTGCTTAATTCACGGCTGATCCGCGATATCTAAGAATCGATCCGTAGGATTGACGGTGCGTCGTCGGGCTGTCTCGTGTATAGAGAGTTATTCATTCTCGACCAAGGCCTCCATCGCGTGAATCAACTCCATCTCTTGCTGCACTCGTTGTCGCTCCATGGTCATTTCGTGTTGCTGCTGCAACAAACGTGCCTCCAAGACCCTGATCTTGCGATCTCGATCGTCGAGGAGCGATAATAGCCTCCTGTTCTCCTCTTGGACTTGTTCTATTAACTGAAATTGTTcaacgtaataattaatatcatttactTACTTGTATTAGCtgtaacagaatattttttatcgctaagaatttcaaaacattttcatgCGATGGTACCTTATAGGGATTATCTGTTGTTGACGTAGACACTCTGGGTATGTTCCCAGTGTTTACTGATGTCTGGGGTTCATGGTTACCATGATCTGACTGGTTCAATGAATCGAACTCTTCGTCGTCTGCTTCAAAATCGGAGTggctaaaatgaaatttgtatttttcatacgTTAGTGTCGCAATGTCGGACCGGACTGcctataacaatatattaggCACGACCCTTAATGTAAACGATCCTAACACACACATCCGATCATCTCTAATAGAGTGTGATAACAGTTGATCTTAGATTTTTGTTAGTTGGTTGTTTGCGCTTTagagaagaatatttatagagaATTATTGTTCGCTGATtgttgtatgtatatataaaaaatgaatacaaaGGACTTACGTACTTGTTACAATACGCAGGCtcatatttaaaagaatctaCTTAGCCCTACCGTACTTCGTACAGGTCGTGCCTAATTGTACATTGTCACGTACAGTAGCACTTACCAATTGTGCCTATTTATACATGACCTGTAGGAAGTACGGTAATGCCTAAAAAGCAGTAGCAGTTTATTACAGATAACTACTAAATTGTCACTAAAGcactaattatttatgattccGCTACCATAATAGATATCACAGTGTTTTATACCTTTTGATCCGCCTTTGTGTAAACATTTTTGCTGTCCGTTCCTGAAACATGCATAGTTTCACGTATATACATTGACTCTGTTTACAAGTGTTTTCGCGTTTTACACCGCATCCATGGTATCATGtgcaatatattaaacaaatatttatatataatatatatctatattatcgAACTTACTTCTATGAGTTCAGGATCAAGGAACTCATTGTGATATGTGTTGTATTTAGTTTCAAGACAAGTGCCACTAAgctcttcttcatcttctccTGTACTACCTCCTGTACTCTGCAGAATTAAGTCGCTAACGAAATTACATTGCGGAGTAACAACGGGTTTCGCACACAAAATCTCTCACTAAATATCCATTATATTCGTGTCTGAGAACAcaacttatataaaattcactcTATGTATATCAACAGAGCTTCTAAGTGCAATTCTACTTGTACATTCAACAGTGTTACCATACTACCATAACAAAACACgttgtaatatatattgtcGAAAATACCAGATGAAAAGTCAAAAACAAACAACCTCGCTTTTACACTTGAATTTTCGATTCAATGTTATTAAGAGATGGAAAAGAATGTGTCTAAATTTCTCATGCAAAGTATAAAAGTCTAAAAACTTGATATCAAACGAGCATGAATACAAAAGACTCTTTTACTTCACTGTGAAAGTACTGCAGAGTCGTTAAGATATTTGGGAGTTTAAAGGGACTGGAAATAGTGACAAACCTCCGTCGACGGTAAATGCACTACTCCGGTGCTTCGTCTCTTTTCCCTAAGTTTTCGTCTATCGCGTTGCTGCTTGCCCTTACTTATGTGCGTTGGCCTGTGCAAACAGGATACGACACTAAAGACACTAGAACCAGATCCAGAAAGTGTTAGCAAAATATGCAAACTCTATACTGGATCTACATAATAGTGACAAAGTGGTCGAAAATGTATTGTAACTTCATCTTTGCGATTCCACCATTGGACCAATGGTTAAGCTACTTACCGGCCAGTAACACGTTTATCCTGTTTCCTCATTATTGGTTTGTTCTGCTGATTCTCGTGTCCAGGTGCACTGTTTGAGCTTGTTTCACACACGCCTTGGGATTCTTCCACATTTGTTGCATTTTCTACAatagagaatatttatatagtatatatcaTAGGTCACAgactgtataattatatcagCTATATAAATCTAGTTCTACATCCATAATTAATATGTGTTTCCCTCTGTGTTAAGCACTGTGATACATAGGAATATAAGCAAGATATATCAATAGAGAGAATTACAGCTCGTTAAGGTATATACAGTGAAggtaattgaaaatgttttaaagtATACAACATGTTATTTTACATCTTCATCTATAGAATTTCAAGCAATTTGGAGTTAGTGttgacaaaaatatgaaacaattacTTTGAAAGTTTATTGAAGAAGTGTCTCCTGCTCTGGGTGGACCAACCCTTGCCCGTGCTGTTCTAATTCTGGACCTCCTCGACGTTAACTCATAGTCATTGTCAAAGTCCTCCTGGCTGACGGAACTAGACGCCATGCCGGTTATATCGCTGTGAAACAATAGGAACAAAGCAAGTGTTATCTAAAGTTAAGAGAATTCTGCGCTGTATGATGCAAAACAAAGTTGAAATAGAGCTCTTACAAAAAATACCTGGACATCTGAACAAAAGAAGGTAGGTGATGGTGCGTGATACCTGTGGTGGACCAGCACAAAACTTGTAGGCCAAAAAAGCAAGTGCTGAAATTT includes the following:
- the LOC144469601 gene encoding uncharacterized protein LOC144469601 isoform X5, whose amino-acid sequence is MSRYFFDITGMASSSVSQEDFDNDYELTSRRSRIRTARARVGPPRAGDTSSINFQKNATNVEESQGVCETSSNSAPGHENQQNKPIMRKQDKRVTGRVFSVVSCLHRPTHISKGKQQRDRRKLREKRRSTGVVHLPSTESTGGSTGEDEEELSGTCLETKYNTYHNEFLDPELIEERTAKMFTQRRIKSHSDFEADDEEFDSLNQSDHGNHEPQTSVNTGNIPRVSTSTTDNPYKLIEQVQEENRRLLSLLDDRDRKIRVLEARLLQQQHEMTMERQRVQQEMELIHAMEALVENE
- the LOC144469601 gene encoding uncharacterized protein LOC144469601 isoform X4, encoding MSRYFFDITGMASSSVSQEDFDNDYELTSRRSRIRTARARVGPPRAGDTSSINFQKNATNVEESQGVCETSSNSAPGHENQQNKPIMRKQDKRVTGRPTHISKGKQQRDRRKLREKRRSTGVVHLPSTESTGGSTGEDEEELSGTCLETKYNTYHNEFLDPELIEERTAKMFTQRRIKRHYRTSYRSCINRHNCHSDFEADDEEFDSLNQSDHGNHEPQTSVNTGNIPRVSTSTTDNPYKLIEQVQEENRRLLSLLDDRDRKIRVLEARLLQQQHEMTMERQRVQQEMELIHAMEALVENE
- the LOC144469601 gene encoding uncharacterized protein LOC144469601 isoform X2; this translates as MSSDITGMASSSVSQEDFDNDYELTSRRSRIRTARARVGPPRAGDTSSINFQKNATNVEESQGVCETSSNSAPGHENQQNKPIMRKQDKRVTGRVFSVVSCLHRPTHISKGKQQRDRRKLREKRRSTGVVHLPSTESTGGSTGEDEEELSGTCLETKYNTYHNEFLDPELIEERTAKMFTQRRIKRHYRTSYRSCINRHNCHSDFEADDEEFDSLNQSDHGNHEPQTSVNTGNIPRVSTSTTDNPYKLIEQVQEENRRLLSLLDDRDRKIRVLEARLLQQQHEMTMERQRVQQEMELIHAMEALVENE
- the LOC144469601 gene encoding uncharacterized protein LOC144469601 isoform X1, translated to MSRYFFDITGMASSSVSQEDFDNDYELTSRRSRIRTARARVGPPRAGDTSSINFQKNATNVEESQGVCETSSNSAPGHENQQNKPIMRKQDKRVTGRVFSVVSCLHRPTHISKGKQQRDRRKLREKRRSTGVVHLPSTESTGGSTGEDEEELSGTCLETKYNTYHNEFLDPELIEERTAKMFTQRRIKRHYRTSYRSCINRHNCHSDFEADDEEFDSLNQSDHGNHEPQTSVNTGNIPRVSTSTTDNPYKLIEQVQEENRRLLSLLDDRDRKIRVLEARLLQQQHEMTMERQRVQQEMELIHAMEALVENE
- the LOC144469601 gene encoding uncharacterized protein LOC144469601 isoform X3 — its product is MASSSVSQEDFDNDYELTSRRSRIRTARARVGPPRAGDTSSINFQKNATNVEESQGVCETSSNSAPGHENQQNKPIMRKQDKRVTGRVFSVVSCLHRPTHISKGKQQRDRRKLREKRRSTGVVHLPSTESTGGSTGEDEEELSGTCLETKYNTYHNEFLDPELIEERTAKMFTQRRIKRHYRTSYRSCINRHNCHSDFEADDEEFDSLNQSDHGNHEPQTSVNTGNIPRVSTSTTDNPYKLIEQVQEENRRLLSLLDDRDRKIRVLEARLLQQQHEMTMERQRVQQEMELIHAMEALVENE